The genomic region CGGTTGTCGCGGTGGCCGGCGTCCGGTCGGCGCCTTGCAGCGGCGTGAAGGTCACCGTCGCGCCGAATAGAGGCTTGTTCGTGGCCGCATCCGTGACCGTGCCGGTGAATGTTCCCTGCGGCGGCTCCAGCGTGAAGTTCTGCTTGAGAACTGCGCCGCTCGTCACCGTCACCGTCGCCGAAGCCGACGTTGCGGCTCCCTTCGTCGCCGTTCCAGTGTATTGCAGTCCAGGATCGGAAACCGTCGGCAAGTTCGTGATCACGTAAGCGCCGGTCAGGTCGGTTGTTGTGGTAAGCGGAGCCTTCCCAGGCGCCACGAAGGTAATTGTCGCGGCGGGAACCGGCACTCCGCTCGGGCTCCTGACGACGCCGCTGATGTGCGCGCCGACCACCTTCTTCAGTCCGATATTCTTTCCGACGGTGGCGTCTTCCGCCAGAACAATCCCGGTGATGGCGGTAGGTTCATAATCCGGCGCATCGCTTGCCGTAATGGTATAGGTTCCAGCCACCAGATTACCCGAGTTGTAACCTCCATTGACATCGGTTAGGACCTGCACCGAAGGACCCGATGCCGGGGTAAAGGTTACCGTCGCTCCGACCAGCGGATTGGTGGTGCCGTATTCAGAGATCTTGCCGAAGAAGTTTCCAGGAGGAATCGGCATCGTGAAGTTCTGCACCACAGCCTGACCGCTCGGGACGATCGTCGTCAGGACTGGCGACGAGGAATGCCCCTTGCTCGACTGAGCGCTGTACGACTTGCCAGGGTCCGTTCCGCTCGGGACCGAAGCGATCGAGTAGTGTCCGTTCGAGTCCGTCGTCGTCGTCAGCGCCGTCCCACTGGGAGTGGGAGTGAAGACGACCTTGGCGCCGGCAACCGTGCGTCCGTCAGCATACTTAACGACACCAGAAAGGCTGCCGGGAGAGGCCTTGGTCAGCGCAAAGTCCTGCGTGGTCGTTTCCCCTTCCTGAGCGTGAACGGCGAGCGCCGTTCCGATCAGATAGTCGGGAGCGAGGGTCGCGGTAATGTCGTAATCGCCCGACGGCAGATTGGGCGACGTGTATGTGCCGTCCGCCGCCGTCGTCGTGGTTCCCGCTACCGTTGTTCCTCCGGAGACGGTGAAGGCCACCGTGACGCCTTGGAGCGGCTGATGAGTTGTCGCATCCGTGACCGTGCCCGTAAAGAAGCTCGGAACGGGAGGCAGCACGAAGTCCTGAGTGACCGATTTTCCGCTCGCCACCGTGACAGAAACCGGCGGGTTCGTTGTCGCTCCCGTCTTCGTCGCGATACCGTTCGTATACGTCAGTCCAGGATCGGCAGCGCTCGGAGCGCTGATCGTGTAAAGGCCGGTTGTATCCGTGCTGCCCGTTACGAGGGTTCCATCCGGAGCCGTGAAGCTAACTGTGGCGTTGTTCGCGGGCGCCCCGTCCTGATACTTGACATGACCGGTAATGGAGCCATTGTCCAGTTTGGCGATGGACACAGTAATCGGCGTTGTTTGCAGCGCCTCAACTCCATAGGCCAGCGATGAGGTGCCTCGCGAGTACCCAGACTTGTAAGCAACCGCGATGTAAGCGCCAGTTTCGACGCCATCGATGGAATAGTTTCCTTTCGGATCGGTCTTTCCACTATAGACAGTGCGTCCCGTAGGCATGCCCGGAATCGCGGTCGGGCCATTGGGAAGCAGGTAGACGATCGCGTCCCCAACGCCAGTGCCGCCATTTCTCGAATCCGTCACCTGACCGTTGACCGTCCCTGAGCGCAGGTAAGTAACGACGTTATGAACCAGGTTCGGACGCATGTTGTACGGGAGATAGAAGTCCTGCCCCTTGGTAACACGGTAATATTCCATACCGATGCCTTCCAAGCCGAACGGAGCGTAAATCACACGCCCGCCGTTCCCGGCAGTGTCCTCGTGATAGATTAACCCTGCATTTCCAGAATACGTAATATCGTTATGCATCCCGGGCAGCGCCTGGACCGTATCGACATCGCCGCTGAAGATACGCAGGCCATATTGCTCCACGAATTGTCCAAACTGGTCGAGCGAACCGTCATTTCGCCAGTTGGCACGGACACCGGCATCGAATGCTTGGCCGTCGTTATTAGCAATAATCATCGGATGCGCGGACGGCGGCGAATACTGATACGGCCGGTTATCATCCGTGGTATAGATGAAATCAAACGTATAAGCGCCGATGTTCGTATTCTGGTTGAAGTACGGATCGAAGGTGAGCCGATTGCCTGTCGCTCCGGCGGGGTTCAGGAATGGGAGCACCAGGTCAATTGTCGTCTGCCCCGTGTACTTTGCTCCAAGAACTGAGCCGATGAAGTCAGTCGGCGTATTGCTGGCGGCGCCGTTCGTGGTAATCGCCGAGCCGATATGCGCACCCGAAACGAACAGGCGGCCGCCGGCGGCGACGAAGTTCGTCAGTTGTGTCTGTGTCGCCGGATCCTGAATGGTGCCGGGACCGGTCACCAGTTGGTTGGCGTACGGCGCGACCCAGAGAACGCACTTTCGAGCATCAGGGAAATTCGCGCCAGGCTCATTCAAGCCATTGTCATTTACGGCTGGCTGGAATGTCGGATTGGACGCGTAGCTTGTCAGAACAGCGTCGCTCACCGGCCCACGGCTCAGGATGCGCCAGATATCGTATTTCTGCGAATCGATCGCCGCCGAGTTGGCCTGATAGAAGAGCGTATTGTCATATGCCGGAGAACCATTAGGTCCATTTCCAGGCGGTGTCGCGCCAAAGGAGCTCACACCCAGCGCATTTTTCGCCGCCGGGAAGGTGCGCGGCTGATCCGCAAGCGGATTGTCAAACTGCGACAGATTTGCTCTTGGCCCGCCAAGCGGAATATCCACCACTCCGTTGCTCTTCAGATCCGTAATATCCGGCATCTTGAAGGCAAGCTGCGCGGTCCCGCCGCCGTTGCCCTGCGGAGAGACAAAATAGATGTAATCCGTGCCGCTCTTGGGATCACCGCCGTTGAGGGAGCGATCGACGAAGCGAGTCGCCGTGCCAGCTAATTGCTGGGTCAGAAGAGATGTATTGCCATTCACCGTAGTGCGGAAGATCAAGTAAGACGTTGGGGTTGGTGTCGGAGCGCCCCACCGCAGTACGACATCCGCCGTACTATCGCCGTCTTCAAAACTCGTATACGCCTGCAGATTACTGGGGGTTGCGGTTGCGCTTGGCGGAATTGCCGCCTCGGTAACCTTGGGATATCCCTTTAGTGCGATCGCAACTTGAGCGGAATTGGGAAGCAAGTCGGTGTCGATATCCGTATAGTAGGACTCCGTGCCGTAGAAGGTCGGATAGAGGTTCGACGCGCCGGATTGCACCTGCGCGGAGGTGACGAACTTCTGGCCAAGCGTATAGTCGCTGACAACGAGAATTCCGGCGCTTCCGGCGAACGGATGCGAATTGAATCCCCAGACGTTGTCAAAAATCCGCCAGTTCTTCGCCTTATCGTAGGCAATCACATCGATATAGTAATCGCTGGGTGACGCCGGAACCTTCCAGCCGGTTGTCGTACTATACAGCACGCCGCCATTCGAATCTTGCTTATTCGCGGGCAGACGCGTCAGTTTGAGCCATTCCGGCCGCGCTGTAGGCGCACTGTTCGGCTGCTGATCGTCAAAGCCGGCAAGGTAGAATGGGGTGCCATACTGCAGCGGCGTGGGATCCGCCTGGTTGGCGTTACCGGCATAGTAATTCGCGTTGAGATACTGGCACTCGAACTCCTGTCCCCAGGCCGTGAACTGAGCGGGGTTATATCCC from Capsulimonas corticalis harbors:
- a CDS encoding carboxypeptidase regulatory-like domain-containing protein, whose protein sequence is MNARFRHLRIATLCSIFLALILTGILAALSPQASIAQRGNTANALALNGMLNASSLGGSAVQTPLRYPYVQDPIHAAFSQSKASANAASAPVTISEAVQTFDVFAPSPDFQPLAGPLTPTNKTPVWTSDEQFIVFASNRPGVNGADGHFHLWIIDADGGAPAQLTNSAGDEFYPVLSPSNNQIAFTSDAQTPGTQNLFYAPFSKNPASPINVASLNSPTVRTIHDLATGFSNVGRPAWSPKEERLAFSALTNVGPDAGHSHVYYLYVKSAGYLENGGNPNPPGKLTFGNEEDKDVAWSPDGAYLVFTSNATGFGNTGTPFDPNTGATPVAAMGVNADTSTRLFALNADTGTLPTTLVSLNGVLTPGPNDGGAAWADVTSVNRGYVAFHRAVPNTGGGGGIHFQIYFWLAENANGTLNPFTDNDATAQALNTSNTQNSNDLYPAWPRLLKRTALTYQSNRSVTYQDPANNNAPVETAITLVPGGGVGGVGVDYVGILESAIQYINPPKLLRFNAGEIVHINAGDNYIAPTAGDPSGSAKRLISPSTHATFTVRLSDRESGLDDNNVYLQFKDPDSKYQDTRLGGVGMEHKVFTHGNLGNVNNPGLVQSLANFGFDPFTTIGGAIGYTGAAGVAFDGNNILGVGHTDLTLNNGGANVAGPTRLPGYNPAQFTAWGQEFECQYLNANYYAGNANQADPTPLQYGTPFYLAGFDDQQPNSAPTARPEWLKLTRLPANKQDSNGGVLYSTTTGWKVPASPSDYYIDVIAYDKAKNWRIFDNVWGFNSHPFAGSAGILVVSDYTLGQKFVTSAQVQSGASNLYPTFYGTESYYTDIDTDLLPNSAQVAIALKGYPKVTEAAIPPSATATPSNLQAYTSFEDGDSTADVVLRWGAPTPTPTSYLIFRTTVNGNTSLLTQQLAGTATRFVDRSLNGGDPKSGTDYIYFVSPQGNGGGTAQLAFKMPDITDLKSNGVVDIPLGGPRANLSQFDNPLADQPRTFPAAKNALGVSSFGATPPGNGPNGSPAYDNTLFYQANSAAIDSQKYDIWRILSRGPVSDAVLTSYASNPTFQPAVNDNGLNEPGANFPDARKCVLWVAPYANQLVTGPGTIQDPATQTQLTNFVAAGGRLFVSGAHIGSAITTNGAASNTPTDFIGSVLGAKYTGQTTIDLVLPFLNPAGATGNRLTFDPYFNQNTNIGAYTFDFIYTTDDNRPYQYSPPSAHPMIIANNDGQAFDAGVRANWRNDGSLDQFGQFVEQYGLRIFSGDVDTVQALPGMHNDITYSGNAGLIYHEDTAGNGGRVIYAPFGLEGIGMEYYRVTKGQDFYLPYNMRPNLVHNVVTYLRSGTVNGQVTDSRNGGTGVGDAIVYLLPNGPTAIPGMPTGRTVYSGKTDPKGNYSIDGVETGAYIAVAYKSGYSRGTSSLAYGVEALQTTPITVSIAKLDNGSITGHVKYQDGAPANNATVSFTAPDGTLVTGSTDTTGLYTISAPSAADPGLTYTNGIATKTGATTNPPVSVTVASGKSVTQDFVLPPVPSFFTGTVTDATTHQPLQGVTVAFTVSGGTTVAGTTTTAADGTYTSPNLPSGDYDITATLAPDYLIGTALAVHAQEGETTTQDFALTKASPGSLSGVVKYADGRTVAGAKVVFTPTPSGTALTTTTDSNGHYSIASVPSGTDPGKSYSAQSSKGHSSSPVLTTIVPSGQAVVQNFTMPIPPGNFFGKISEYGTTNPLVGATVTFTPASGPSVQVLTDVNGGYNSGNLVAGTYTITASDAPDYEPTAITGIVLAEDATVGKNIGLKKVVGAHISGVVRSPSGVPVPAATITFVAPGKAPLTTTTDLTGAYVITNLPTVSDPGLQYTGTATKGAATSASATVTVTSGAVLKQNFTLEPPQGTFTGTVTDAATNKPLFGATVTFTPLQGADRTPATATTAVDGTYTSPALNFGNYQVVATLAPKYLPQTVSPVYLADSVTTTQNLKLTKAPNGVIGGLVTFANAPSGTGPVGGATVTITPSDGSTPITVNTSASVTTGANGSVNYQASVSPGGYTVTVSKAGYVSSSSVTVTLASSGFQRANLTFDPIATIPAGVRMISAPYDYSNVSLDALLGVGQPAGSVRIAIWQPLLLNYVLNPTAPADALHIGYGYWVKLAANTNIYNTGVAPTAASVSVPLHKYWNQIGVPSTTSINVSDLTFTASDGSSLTFAQASAPDRNIVDKTLYSYDTASNAYVPVTAGGTLTPWQGYWIKVYKDTTVTIPTNATAVTGAFTRRH